Proteins co-encoded in one Populus trichocarpa isolate Nisqually-1 chromosome 10, P.trichocarpa_v4.1, whole genome shotgun sequence genomic window:
- the LOC112325509 gene encoding wound-responsive protein GWIN3-like codes for MKITNILGLSFLFFAFIGTSFPEAVHAKDAAAVLDVFGHEVQAGARYLIVAPSTDNTTTLAVTINGQVLCNSDVILSTLNESLPITFSPVIQSTDSVIREGTHLNVNFAGPSAMCLMGGVTPMWKIRFSTTLKGYTVTTGGVDRLNRFKITKYEGDNSFYQLSFCPMSEPFCECSCVPVGVNGDKNLVPGAGPLLVMFEPDE; via the coding sequence ATGAAGATCACTAACATTCTAGggctctctttccttttctttgcctTCATAGGAACCTCATTTCCAGAGGCAGTTCATGCCAAAGATGCTGCAGCAGTGCTCGATGTCTTCGGTCATGAGGTGCAAGCTGGTGCTCGTTATTTAATCGTAGCCCCCTCGACTGACAATACAACAACTCTTGCAGTCACTATCAATGGCCAGGTCTTATGCAATTCAGATGTTATACTTTCCACATTGAACGAGAGCCTCCCAATAACATTTTCACCAGTTATACAATCCACCGATAGTGTCATCCGCGAAGGAACTCATCTAAATGTGAACTTTGCAGGGCCAAGTGCCATGTGCTTAATGGGAGGCGTGACACCCATGTGGAAAATCCGATTCAGTACAACACTGAAAGGATACACTGTGACCACTGGAGGTGTTGATAGATTGAATCGGTTTAAGATCACCAAGTATGAAGGTGATAATAGTTTTTATCAGCTTTCATTTTGTCCAATGTCCGAACCCTTCTGTGAATGCTCATGCGTCCCAGTTGGCGTCAACGGTGACAAGAACTTGGTTCCTGGTGCCGGCCCTCTTCTTGTTATGTTTGAACCAGATGAATAG